One Kazachstania africana CBS 2517 chromosome 9, complete genome genomic region harbors:
- the ALK2 gene encoding protein kinase ALK2 (similar to Saccharomyces cerevisiae ALK2 (YBL009W) and ALK1 (YGL021W); ancestral locus Anc_4.100), with protein MVISDDDEESLSLRSNLNYKTPTKKFRYGNVLSDVDSNILNRSTKKSTQDKKRWSLLSNHSSSKAKRSLDHTPSRATTASNVRDSKYKKRMSSGSSTKRASLNSPIDNTTSKKVSDSLKRSSTGSSLRQLLTRMVTNDSSIELDKENQHTAYRSPEKNTKSTINNDSDKERSRRFSLATSYINQINESMDNLSIQSNASSGSKWKFWKKSSASEDEHSSLLSHSFSMRSLRISSNNSNNSILQNISEENSSFPRSTSQMLNKKRSNGGLSVNILKKRASHGSLKHKSSHSSLQKLKYKCRTPSAFDNSPTVFSSSLTPGTLGNSINLDISLPIPDQVSRDKIRTKLKNSTSLLSLNSSVPISLREYDENMMQLILEQCSIKHILDKVKLSTMADILEVLSIKDSTKLSSSVWRTPSRIDPSETIVCKKVQMETSSSVMTLHELQVLNLCKGTPGFPYLLQSYIVLSNEDHANKTLQTHTLYLFFKDCGEPLSKVSIKSWQQCLKIFWQCTTIIYVAETKFGFEHRNLTFDHILVDSKGNITLCDMESSRANDSTDNVFFTKLDHPIFYQNDENHAFENYQIMRSFFTEHKWGHFEPRTSLLWLRYICHNFIMQNKLPNSSDKVQLLKLIAIIEDNIFGKKPSGQLFRRKETEICCTGDLMRLK; from the coding sequence ATGGTGATATCTGACGATGACGAAGAGAGCCTATCTTTAAggtcaaatttgaattataaGACACCAACGAAGAAGTTTCGTTATGGTAACGTTCTATCTGATGTGGATTCTAACATTCTCAATAGATCTACAAAGAAATCTACGCAGGATAAGAAACGGTGGTCTCtactttcaaatcattcttcttccaaGGCTAAAAGGTCACTAGATCACACTCCGAGTCGTGCTACGACAGCTTCCAACGTTAGAGACTCGAAGtacaagaaaagaatgtCTTCTGGTAGTTCGACAAAAAGAGCTTCATTGAATAGCCCTATTGATAATACCACCAGTAAAAAAGTGTCAGATTCATTGAAACGTTCCTCTACTGGGTCTTCCTTGAGACAGTTGTTAACGAGAATGGTTACCAATGATTCATCGATCGAGCTTGATAAAGAGAATCAGCATACTGCATATCGATCTCCCGAAAAGAATACAAAATCTACGATAAATAATGATTCTGATAAAGAAAGATCTAGAAGATTTTCATTGGCAACAAGTTAcatcaatcaaataaatgaatCAATGGATAACTTAAGTATACAATCCAATGCGTCCTCAGGCtcaaaatggaaattttggaaaaaatcAAGTGCAAGTGAAGATGAGCATTCGTCACTTTTATCTCATTCATTCTCAATGCGCTCTCTAAGAATatcatctaataattcaaataattctatACTGCAGAACATATCAGAAGAAAATTCTAGTTTCCCTCGTAGTACTTCCCAAATGCTtaacaagaaaagatcTAATGGTGGATTGTCTGTAAatattctgaaaaaaagagcTTCACATGGGAGCTTGAAACATAAATCATCTCATTCCTCACTTCAGAAACTCAAATATAAATGTAGGACACCAAGCGCTTTTGATAATAGTCCAACGgtgttttcttcttcattgacCCCAGGTACTTTGGGCAACAGCATAAACCTCGATATTTCGCTCCCTATTCCTGATCAAGTTTCTAGAGATAAGATAAGAAcgaaattgaagaattcaacttctttattatcaCTGAATTCATCGGTACCAATATCTTTGAGAGAGTATGACGAAAACATGATGCAACTAATCCTGGAACAATGTTCAATAAAACACATCTTAGATAAAGTTAAATTATCCACCATGGCAGACATTCTAGAGgtattatcaataaaagaCTCTACAAAGTTGTCATCCTCTGTTTGGAGAACCCCATCACGTATTGACCCATCTGAAACAATAGTTTGCAAAAAAGTACAAATGGAGACTAGTTCTAGTGTAATGACATTACATGAGTTACAAGTGTTAAATCTTTGCAAAGGTACTCCAGGTTTTCCTTACCTTCTCCAATCATATATTgtactttcaaatgaagatcACGCCAACAAAACTTTACAGACACATACattatatttattcttCAAAGATTGTGGTGAACCACTATCAAAAGTATCTATAAAAAGCTGGCAACAatgtttgaaaattttttggcaatGCACAACAATCATTTATGTTGCTGAAACCAAATTCGGATTTGAGCATAGAAATTTAACTTTTGATCATATATTGGTCGACAGTAAAGGCAACATTACCTTGTGTGATATGGAATCAAGCAGAGCCAATGACTCAACGGATAACGTCTTTTTCACGAAACTGGATCATCCAATCTTTTACCAGAACGATGAGAACCATGCCTTCGAAAACTACCAAATTATGAGATCTTTCTTCACTGAACATAAATGGGGCCACTTTGAACCAAGAACCAGCTTGCTATGGTTACGCTACATATGTCATAATTTTATAATGCAAAACAAGCTGCCAAACAGCTCTGATAAGGTCCAATTACTCAAATTGATCGCAATCATTGAAGATAACATATTTGGCAAGAAACCCAGTGGCCAGCTTTTCAGAAGAAAGGAGACTGAAATTTGTTGCACTGGAGATTTAATGAGATTGAAATAA
- the PFA5 gene encoding palmitoyltransferase PFA5 (similar to Saccharomyces cerevisiae PFA5 (YDR459C); ancestral locus Anc_5.579) produces MNWNWDLNKYPQLRCVVPTVFFCLMVYGTWAFIHKLCVKQLLGRHNHHAAGIALIVVQSVLFAVISFIWAQILVVGPGRQPHIAPFELVSTNTTSETQPTSTVPAKLYQCDSNGYPRWCSNCEGLKSLRSHHSSVANYCIPRFDHYCIWLGTTIGKDNYKQFVIFLFYCTVSFGIMWISAIVCYLKYGRHYQEQNNFDGNLVTLVILGAMGWFFVAGLLLAHISYMVRNLTSLEVIMLNNNKKFKKKHRKNSEFPTERTVFLSFWDEDRNERYIIEVTSTEFIKCFDKKSYLKNCQEFMGQNPLLWLFPVAAYKRTQAASSLEKQYDLDTILGTYNETVSKNAIVFLKGKISRGEYLTTLDAHGDKFLSN; encoded by the coding sequence ATGAATTGGAATTGGGACTTGAATAAATATCCACAGTTAAGATGTGTCGTTCCCACGGTGTTTTTCTGCCTGATGGTGTATGGGACGTGGGCATTCATTCATAAGCTTTGTGTCAAGCAATTATTGGGGAGGCATAACCACCATGCCGCTGGTATAGCGTTGATAGTGGTGCAAAGTGTGCTGTTTGCGGTGATCTCATTTATATGGGCTCAAATTTTGGTGGTTGGTCCCGGAAGACAGCCTCATATTGCGCCATTTGAATTGGTTTCGACAAACACAACGTCAGAGACTCAACCAACTTCTACGGTACCTGCCAAATTGTATCAATGTGATTCGAATGGGTATCCACGGTGGTGTAGTAATTGTGAAGGTCTGAAATCCTTAAGATCACATCATTCTAGTGTGGCAAATTATTGTATTCCGAGATTTGATCATTATTGTATTTGGCTCGGTACAACAATTGGTAAGGATAACTACAAAcaatttgtaatttttttattctaCTGTACCGTATCATTTGGCATTATGTGGATCAGTGCTATCGTCTGTTACTTGAAGTATGGAAGGCATTATcaagaacaaaataattttgatggcAATTTGGTCACTTTAGTAATTTTGGGGGCGATGGGTTGGTTTTTCGTTGCTGGATTGCTACTTGCACATATTAGCTATATGGTGAGGAATTTGACATCGCTAGAAGTAATAATGTTGAACAATAAcaagaaattcaagaaaaaacacAGAAAGAACTCAGAATTTCCTACAGAGAGAACGgtatttctttcattctGGGATGAAGATCGAAATGAAAGGTATATCATTGAGGTGACAAGTActgaatttatcaaatgcTTCGATAAGAAAAgctatttgaaaaactgtCAAGAATTCATGGGCCAAAACCCTTTGTTATGGTTATTTCCGGTTGCTGCTTACAAGAGAACACAAGCTGCATCGTCTCTTGAAAAGCAGTACGACTTGGATACCATACTGGGGACTTACAACGAAACTGTCAGTAAGAATGCTATCGTTTTCTTAAAGggaaaaatttctcgagGAGAGTATCTTACAACCCTCGATGCTCACGGTGATAAATTCCTCTCTAACTAG
- the MRPL28 gene encoding mitochondrial 54S ribosomal protein mL40 (similar to Saccharomyces cerevisiae MRPL28 (YDR462W); ancestral locus Anc_5.584), which translates to MQQRLLQRLPGTFNGISSPYMLKPLSFVRNKRTKSRNNALSPQAQRVVTQLSVLSARKKVPKLLKLSKEDLIKHQTITKAWSIYQDIKKNERQNNLKQQYNSINEAMDLLQSLSPNLYAVANVNEAGKKFPLELRVPTDFPPEKLWYYDYKKSE; encoded by the coding sequence ATGCAGCAACGGTTATTGCAGAGACTTCCGGGGACTTTTAATGGAATTTCGAGTCCTTACATGTTGAAGCCATTGTCGTTTGTGAGGAATAAGAGAACTAAATCGAGAAACAATGCGCTCAGCCCACAAGCACAGAGAGTGGTTACTCAACTGAGTGTTCTTTCTGCCAGGAAAAAAGTTCCGAAGCTCTTAAAATTAAGTAAAGAGGACCTTATTAAGCATCAAACCATCACTAAAGCTTGGTCGATCTATCAGGAcatcaagaaaaatgagCGACAGAACAATCTGAAACAACAATACAATAGTATCAATGAAGCAATGGATTTGTTACAAAGTCTAAGCCCTAATTTATATGCTGTAGCCAATGTAAATGAAGCCGGTAAGAAATTTCCATTGGAACTTAGAGTGCCAACGGATTTTCCACCAGAGAAACTTTGGTACTATGACTATAAGAAATCTGAATGA
- the LAA2 gene encoding Laa2p (similar to Saccharomyces cerevisiae YBL010C; ancestral locus Anc_4.99), which produces MSDSSSDDDFGNFSDASIEDTHLEEDVALLTGSEVIESSINDLFGDVEVNVGRDAIEQDCKLQDLLHDERTRVIYEEIFQNRYVSPPFIWEKSHIRATMLHILGVVDPLTVQNSTKEENIEFKPLDDSLFSKICKIIDETDSKISPTILKNSFNIKYLPKLSTLSQEEEQMEQEANIPNLLSLMTDKNINLKDYHDELCHAIDLLSVRLKTLNKEQEELVESKLTLEGVVTNLSGHSQRLQRNEIAWYKKKTQQHAKWKKFSWVSR; this is translated from the coding sequence ATGAGTGATTCTTCCAGCGATGACGATTTTgggaatttttcagatgCGTCTATTGAAGATACCCATTTGGAAGAAGACGTAGCATTACTGACTGGTTCTGAAGTGATTGAATCCAGTATAAATGATCTATTTGGTGATGTGGAAGTAAATGTGGGTCGTGATGCAATTGAGCAGGATTGTAAACTCCAAGATCTTTTACATGATGAGAGAACTCGTGTAATATACGAGGAGATTTTCCAGAATAGGTACGTTTCGCCACCTTTCATTTGGGAAAAATCACATATAAGAGCCACAATGTTGCATATTCTCGGGGTTGTTGATCCACTAACCGTACAGAACTCTACTAAGGAAGAGAACATAGAGTTTAAACCTCTAGATGACTccttattttcaaaaatttgtaaaataattgatgaaaCTGACAGCAAAATTAGTCCtacaattttaaaaaactcgttcaatatcaaatatttgcCCAAGCTGTCAACTCTTTCACAGGAGGAGGAGCAAATGGAGCAGGAGGCCAATATTCCGAATTTATTATCCCTAATGACCgacaaaaatatcaatttgaaagattatcATGATGAGTTATGTCATGCCATTGATCTACTTTCTGTAAGGCTTAAAACGCTAAATAAGGAGCAAGAAGAACTGGTAGAGAGTAAATTAACTTTGGAAGGCGTTGTCACGAATCTTTCTGGCCATTCACAGAGGcttcaaagaaatgaaattgcCTGgtacaagaaaaaaactcAACAGCATGCTAAATGGAAGAAATTCAGCTGGGTTAGTCGTTGA
- the CMI8 gene encoding Cmi8p (similar to Saccharomyces cerevisiae YDR461C-A; ancestral locus Anc_5.583) encodes MPEKVYKDNEEKISLGSKSTRPPKDPPTYEEVMRNDGQEQNSNNFGDAHGQVPIQRPTYVHYPHPNSRSAFPGGKKLTYGSSTAKNFQK; translated from the coding sequence ATGCCTGAAAAAGTTTacaaagataatgaagagaaaatatcCCTTGGGAGTAAAAGCACGAGGCCCCCCAAGGATCCTCCAACGTACGAAGAGGTGATGAGAAATGATGGCCAGgaacaaaattcaaacaatttTGGTGATGCACACGGTCAAGTACCGATCCAACGACCAACTTACGTTCACTACCCTCATCCAAACAGCAGGAGTGCTTTTCCCGGCGGAAAGAAGTTGACTTACGGTTCTTCAACTGCcaaaaactttcaaaaatga
- the HEH2 gene encoding Heh2p (similar to Saccharomyces cerevisiae YDR458C and SRC1 (YML034W); ancestral locus Anc_5.577) has translation MDYLEPRFDPNNSKVADLRRILFENNVVFPTKAKKSTLVGLFEEEVRPKISSLRKKHKNVKPSSEGIVNASSASSSLPERKKRTRETKNKEEKVDEDGDVKMEETTPSKSRESRNRKKRKTGERSRTSSPVKRESKASVKSSPTKSESKSLIMEKPEESEKTFEQRTPRATRSLKTEGVAATEPSPSKGRKRSNRSVIDTSNLNISEELPRRLRSADTKKTEPSKEKEMAAAAFSEQLEESMPQIIPTSFQQKCHAKLEKMRKIMSCQKVQPFAKMMAGNFKAYLIFSIIALPILFALWYREQRIRVGYCGKELPLIPLASGRTDNVFFQKIDSLLKFVKPKCLPCPSNAKCYSLMDMDCYPQFKRYSSIFKLNGLIPLTDYCIIDNTKEKLVNKMVNYMLKKLRSKNGSVDCGTAKSDLISGMIEDDLYDSIYEKFSNKYSDDEFEELWSEALDKLEDLKEIKISVTDIIGPDQMKIIRSTSKKSIGLKCRLGSPLLKNFRDVLSTCIKLRYVTAIIAIFGIISFFTFKYTRKCLTRRKLITFYTEKAIEKLKKAKRTRNNSSGLDTLQIRDDVLSEVTNLKDKNYFWSQMMKRMDADEKNIASTQIEVHGEIIKYWNWIGNDN, from the coding sequence ATGGACTATTTAGAACCTAGGTTCGATCCCAATAATTCGAAAGTTGCTGACTTGagaagaatattatttgaaaataatgttgTTTTCCCCACAAAGGCCAAGAAGTCTACCCTTGTTGGACttttcgaagaagaagttagaCCAAAAATTTCGTCattaagaaagaaacatAAAAATGTGAAACCAAGCTCCGAAGGTATCGTCAATGCATCTTCAGCATCATCCTCTTTACCAgagagaaagaagagaacTAGGGAAACTAAGAATAAAGAGGAAAAGGTCGATGAAGATGGAGACGTCAAGATGGAGGAAACTACACCTTCTAAATCAAGGGAGTCTCGcaatagaaaaaagaggaaaacAGGTGAAAGATCAAGGACAAGCTCGCCAGTTAAACGTGAATCTAAAGCTAGCGTCAAATCTTCGCCAACAAAATCAGAAAGTAAGTCGTTAATCATGGAGAAACCTGAAGAGAGTGAAAAGACTTTTGAACAACGTACTCCAAGAGCAACGAGATCTCTTAAAACTGAAGGTGTTGCCGCAACAGAACCTTCACCAAGTAAAGGACGTAAGAGAAGCAATAGAAGTGTTATTGACACTTCAAACTTAAATATCAGTGAAGAGCTTCCACGCAGATTGAGAAGTGCCGACACAAAGAAAACTGAACCTTCCAAGGAAAAAGAGATGGCCGCTGCTGCATTCAGTGAACAACTTGAGGAGTCTATGCCTCAAATAATACCAACCTCTTTTCAACAGAAATGTCATGCTAAACTTGagaaaatgagaaaaataatgagTTGCCAAAAAGTTCAACCTTTTGCCAAAATGATGGCGGGCAATTTTAAAGCATATTTAATATTCTCTATTATTGCTCTTCCAATCCTGTTTGCTCTGTGGTATAGAGAGCAAAGAATAAGGGTGGGTTATTGCGGCAAAGAGTTACCATTAATCCCATTAGCTTCTGGTCGCACTGACAAtgtcttttttcaaaagatagACTCTCTTTTAAAGTTTGTCAAACCCAAGTGTTTACCATGTCCTAGCAATGCCAAGTGCTATTCTTTGATGGATATGGACTGCTACCCGCAATTCAAGCGTTATTCTTcaatctttaaattgaatGGTTTAATTCCCTTGACCGATTATTGTATTATCGACaatacaaaagaaaaattagtaAACAAAATGGTCAACTACatgttgaaaaaattaagatcTAAAAATGGAAGTGTTGACTGCGGTACTGCTAAAAGCGATCTTATAAGCGGTATgattgaagatgatttgTATGATTCAATTTATGAGAAGTTCAGCAATAAATattctgatgatgaatttgaagagtTGTGGTCAGAAGCTTTAGATAAGCTTGAAGATTTAAAggaaatcaaaatttcagtaaCAGATATTATTGGCCCTGATCAGATGAAAATCATTCGTTCCACCTCGAAAAAGTCCATAGGATTGAAATGCAGATTGGGCTCTCCCCTactaaaaaatttcagagaTGTTCTATCGACCTGTATTAAATTAAGATATGTTACCGCAATTATTGCTATTTTTGGCATCATATCCTTCTTTACTTTTAAATACACAAGAAAATGTTTAACAAGGAGAAAGTTAATAACATTTTACACCGAGAAGGCcatagaaaaattaaaaaaagcCAAAAGGACTAGAAATAACTCATCAGGATTAGATACTTTACAAATCAGGGATGATGTATTATCCGAAGTTACTAATTTAAAGgataaaaattatttctggagtcaaatgatgaagagaatGGATGCTGacgaaaaaaatattgctTCGACTCAGATTGAAGTACATGGAgaaattataaaatattggaaCTGGATTGGCAATGACAATTAG
- the TFB3 gene encoding TFIIH/NER complex subunit TFB3 (similar to Saccharomyces cerevisiae TFB3 (YDR460W); ancestral locus Anc_5.580): MSTKTMLSNSMDEYDDNKDMCPICKTDRYLSPDLKFLVNPECYHKICESCVDRIFSLGPAQCPYKGCNKILRKNKFKTQIFDDVGVEKEVDIRKRVFNVFNKTLSDFGGNMDEYNIYLEEVEDIVFNLDHGIDVVKTEEKLRTYEELNKQLILNNMERNKQDTENFAARQQFEKEMKLKKRLLEKQIEEEERFNKEWAKKEIVNRLTSSNSIDTEDVIEGVKNTVKLKKSSARRKLEELNRVLKSNPYFSSNSNVSRKKDMVPFTPFNGDREPKKRFTVDETMYNDPFIQDLQSKKEYIASGFRTDYVFDRILTEAFLGLGCVISEELK, translated from the coding sequence ATGAGCACGAAGACTATGTTGTCCAACAGTATGGACGaatatgatgataataaagaTATGTGTCCGATTTGTAAGACTGATCGATACTTGTCTCCGGACCTTAAATTTTTAGTCAATCCAGAATGTTACCATAAGATTTGTGAATCGTGTGTTGATCGTATCTTTAGTCTAGGTCCAGCACAATGTCCTTACAAGGGGTGTAATAAGATtttaagaaagaacaaGTTCAAGACTCAGATATTCGATGATGTTGGTGTGGAAAAGGAAGTTGATATAAGGAAGAGAGTGTTTAATGTGTTTAATAAGACGTTAAGTGATTTCGGTGGGAATATGGACGAGTACAATATCTATTTGGAGGAAGTAGAAGATATAGTCTTCAATCTGGATCATGGTATTGACGTTGTAAAgactgaagaaaaattaaggACATATGAAGAGCTAAATAAGCAGCTTATATTGAACAACATGGAAAGGAATAAGCAAGACACTGAGAATTTCGCTGCAAGACAACAGTTCGAAAAGGAAATGAAGTTAAAAAAGAGATTGCTTGAAAAACAgatcgaagaagaagaacgtTTCAATAAAGAGTGGGCCAAGAAGGAAATCGTTAATAGACTcacatcttcaaattccaTAGATACGGAGGATGTTATTGAGGGTGTTAAAAACACagtgaaattgaaaaagtctTCAGCTAGGAGGAAATTAGAAGAGCTTAACAGAGTACTGAAAAGTAACCCATATTTCAGTTCTAATAGTAATGTGAGCAGGAAGAAAGATATGGTACCTTTTACACCGTTCAATGGTGACAGAGAACCAAAGAAGAGATTCACCGTTGATGAAACAATGTACAATGATCCTTTCATTCAGGATTTACAAAGCAAGAAAGAGTACATTGCGTCTGGGTTTAGGACAGACTACGTCTTTGATAGAATTCTTACGGAAGCATTTTTGGGTTTAGGATGTGTGATCTCAGAAGAACTGAAATGA